From a single Miscanthus floridulus cultivar M001 chromosome 8, ASM1932011v1, whole genome shotgun sequence genomic region:
- the LOC136471390 gene encoding beta-galactosidase 4, whose translation MAAAPRLLAACSCAGAGSRILLAVFLLAASLLASAANAAVSYDHRSLVINGRRRILISGSIHYPRSTPEMWPGLIQKAKDGGLDVIQTYVFWNGHEPVQGQYHFADRYDLVRFVKLVRQAGLYVHLRIGPYVCAEWNFGGFPVWLKYVPGIRFRTDNGPFKAAMQKFVEKIVSMMKSEGLFEWQGGPIIMAQVENEFGPMESVVGSGAKPYAHWAAQMAVGTNTGVPWVMCKQDDAPDPVINTCNGFYCDYFTPNKKYKPTMWTEAWTGWFTKFGGAVPHRPVEDLAFAVVRFIQKGGSFVNYYMYHGGTNFGRTAGGPFIATSYDYDAPIDEFGLLRQPKWGHLRDLHRAIKQAEPALISGDPTIQSIGNYEKAYVFKSKNGACAAFLSNYHMKTAVKIRFDGRHYDLPAWSISILPDCKTAVFNTATVKEPTLLPKMNPVLHFAWQSYSEDTNSLDDSAFTRDGLVEQLSLTWDKSDYLWYTTHVNIGANEQFLKSGQWPQLTVYSAGHSMQVFVNGRSYGSVYGGYDNPKLRFNGHVKMWQGSNKISILSSAVGLPNNGNHFELWNVGVLGPVTLSGLNEGKRDLSHQKWTYQVGLKGESLGLHTVTGSSAVEWAGPGGKQPLTWHKALFNAPAGNDPVALDMGSMGKGQMWVNGHHAGRYWSYRAYSGSCRRCSYAGTYREDQCMSNCGDLSQRWYHVPRSWLKPSGNLLVVLEEYGGGDLAGVALATRTT comes from the exons ATGGCCGCAGCGCCGCGTCTTCTTGCCGCCTGCAGCTGCGCCGGCGCCGGTAGTCGCATCCTGCTCGCTGTCTTCCTCCTGGCGGCCTCCCTGTTGGCCTCGGCGGCCAATGCGGCCGTCTCGTACGACCACCGCTCCCTCGTCATCAACGGCCGCCGCCGCATCCTCATCTCCGGCTCTATCCACTACCCGAGAAGTACCCCCGAG ATGTGGCCCGGGCTGATCCAGAAGGCCAAGGACGGCGGCCTGGACGTCATCCAGACCTACGTCTTCTGGAACGGCCACGAGCCGGTGCAGGGGCAGTACCACTTCGCCGACCGCTACGACCTCGTCCGCTTCGTCAAGCTCGTCAGGCAGGCCGGCCTCTACGTCCACCTCCGCATCGGCCCCTACGTCTGCGCCGAGTGGAACTTTGG TGGCTTTCCTGTTTGGCTCAAGTATGTGCCGGGCATCAGGTTCAGGACAGACAATGGCCCCTTCAAG GCGGCAATGCAGAAGTTTGTGGAGAAGATAGTGTCCATGATGAAGTCGGAGGGGCTATTCGAGTGGCAGGGAGGCCCAATCATCATGGCTCAG GTGGAGAACGAGTTCGGGCCAATGGAGTCCGTCGTGGGCAGTGGCGCCAAGCCGTATGCTCACTGGGCGGCACAGATGGCTGTTGGGACCAACACCGGCGTGCCGTGGGTGATGTGCAAGCAGGATGATGCCCCGGACCCTGTG ATCAACACTTGCAACGGCTTCTATTGCGACTACTTCACACCGAACAAGAAGTACAAGCCGACCATGTGGACCGAAGCCTGGACTGGATG GTTTACCAAGTTTGGTGGCGCGGTGCCTCACCGGCCTGTGGAGGACCTGGCCTTCGCCGTGGTGAGGTTCATTCAGAAAGGAGGCTCCTTCGTGAACTACTACATG TACCATGGAGGGACAAACTTTGGGCGCACGGCCGGTGGCCCCTTCATCGCAACCAGCTATGACTATGATGCCCCCATCGATGAATTTG GTCTGCTTAGGCAACCAAAATGGGGTCACCTGAGGGACCTGCACAGGGCTATCAAGCAGGCTGAGCCCGCGTTGATTTCTGGTGATCCAACAATACAATCAATTGGAAACTACGAGAAG GCATATGTCTTCAAGTCGAAGAATGGAGCCTGTGCCGCATTCCTGTCGAACTACCACATGAAGACTGCTGTGAAAATCAGGTTTGATGGGCGTCATTATGACCTCCCTGCTTGGTCCATCAGCATTCTGCCTGACTGCAAAACCGCGGTCTTCAACACTGCAACG GTGAAGGAGCCAACTCTGCTGCCGAAGATGAACCCGGTGTTACACTTCGCTTGGCAGTCCTACAGCGAAGACACAAACTCGCTGGATGACAGTGCGTTTACAAGGGATGGCCTGGTCGAGCAACTCAGCTTGACATGGGACAAATCAGACTATCTGTGGTACACCACCCA TGTCAACATTGGTGCCAATGAACAATTCCTGAAGTCTGGCCAGTGGCCTCAGCTCACTGTGTATTCCGCTGGACACTCGATGCAGGTGTTCGTCAATGGGAGATCATATG GATCTGTTTATGGCGGCTATGACAACCCGAAACTTAGGTTCAATGGACATGTGAAGATGTGGCAGGGCAGCAACAAGATCTCCATCCTAAGCTCAGCAGTGGGCCTTCCT AACAATGGCAACCATTTTGAGTTGTGGAACGTCGGCGTCCTCGGGCCAGTGACCCTCTCCGGCCTGAATGAGGGGAAGAGGGACCTCAGCCATCAGAAATGGACATATCAG GTCGGCCTGAAAGGCGAGTCGCTCGGCCTCCACACCGTGACTGGAAGCTCCGCCGTGGAATGGGCCGGCCCCGGTGGCAAACAGCCACTGACTTGGCACAAG GCCTTGTTCAACGCGCCGGCAGGGAACGATCCGGTGGCTCTGGACATGGGCAGCATGGGCAAGGGCCAGATGTGGGTGAACGGGCACCACGCCGGGAGGTACTGGTCGTACAGGGCCTACTCCGGCAGCTGCCGGCGGTGCAGCTACGCCGGGACGTACCGCGAGGACCAGTGCATGTCAAACTGCGGCGACCTCTCCCAGAGATG GTACCACGTGCCGCGGTCGTGGCTGAAGCCAAGCGGGAACCTGCTGGTGGTGCTGGAGGAGTACGGCGGCGGCGACCTCGCCGGCGTCGCCCTCGCGACACGGACCACATGA